The following is a genomic window from Streptomyces chrestomyceticus JCM 4735.
CGAGCAGGCGCAGTACGGGGACGAGCGAGGCGGCCTTCACGGCGAAGGCGTGCAGGACCGGCGTGCCGGGCGCGGTGAACTCCTCGAACGCGGCGCGCAGTTCGGCGGCGGACCGGCGGATTCCGGTGACGTCCAGGAGCCCCGCGACGGGGTCGGACGCGCTCACCAGCCCTTGGGCGACGGCTGACGCGACGGCGCGGTCCCGCAGTGCGGCGTCGGCGGAAGGCGGGGGCGGGGGCGTCGCGGGGCTCATGGCACCACTCCACCACCTGTCCGCCGTGGCCGCCATCGACCGGCCCGTCCGGCAGGCGGTGTTGACCTCTTCGGTACGCGGCAATAACGTCGCGGCGCTCTCACGAGGGGTCCCTTCACGCAGACGCGCGACGCGGAACGGTGGTGCGGGTTCATGCGATACCGGCACGTCCAGGCGAGACCGGCGGTGCGGCTCGGCACCCCGTATGCGCCGCCCCGGTCCCCGTACCCCGACGTGGCCGTGGTCGGCAGTGGCATCATCGGCGCGGCCTGCGCCGAGGCGCTCACCCGGCGCGGTGTACGGGTCACCGTGCTGGACCGCGCGCCGCTCGCCTCCGGTACGACGGCCCACGGCGAGGGCAACCTGCTGGTCTCCGACAAGCCGCCAGGACCCGAACTGTCCCTGGCCATGGACTCGTCGGCCCGCTGGCCGCGGCTGCTCGCGGAGCTGGAGGAGGAGATGGGTGACGAACCGGGCGGACGGCTCGCCGAGCGCTGCGAGTACGAGGCGAAGGGCGGCCTGGTCGTCGCCCTCGGGGAGGCGGGTGCCCGGGCGCTGGCCGGGTTCGCCGCCGCCCAGCGGGCCGCCGGTGTCACGGCCCACGAGGTCGCACCGGACGCCGTGCACGCCTACGAACCGCACCTCGCGCCGGGTGTCCGCGCCGCCGTCCACTACCCGCAGGACGCCCAGCTCCAGCCGGTCGCGGCGGCCGCCGCACTGCTCGGCGCCGTACGGCGGCGCGGCGGCGCGCTGCGGGCCGGGGTACGGGCGCTCGGTGTCGAACGCGGCACGG
Proteins encoded in this region:
- a CDS encoding NAD(P)/FAD-dependent oxidoreductase is translated as MRYRHVQARPAVRLGTPYAPPRSPYPDVAVVGSGIIGAACAEALTRRGVRVTVLDRAPLASGTTAHGEGNLLVSDKPPGPELSLAMDSSARWPRLLAELEEEMGDEPGGRLAERCEYEAKGGLVVALGEAGARALAGFAAAQRAAGVTAHEVAPDAVHAYEPHLAPGVRAAVHYPQDAQLQPVAAAAALLGAVRRRGGALRAGVRALGVERGTDGRVTALRTSAGTLPCGAVVNACGPWAGRFAAEAGVPLPVQPRRGLVLVTAPLPPGTVRHKVYDADYVGAVGSGDADLRTSTVVEATRGGTVLIGSSRERTGFEERFRVDILRELARKATALFPVLGRVPVIRAYGGFRPYTPDHLPVIGPDPRLPGLWHATGHEGAGIGLAPATGELLAQLYAGERPFLAPEPYRVARPGLTEEARCSA